The following coding sequences are from one Salvia hispanica cultivar TCC Black 2014 chromosome 3, UniMelb_Shisp_WGS_1.0, whole genome shotgun sequence window:
- the LOC125215614 gene encoding rhomboid-like protein 19 isoform X2, with translation MSASQLLGGAMNINPGFTKLCKGLAVVLIGGHIVVQIPTAVSYLALIPAKTIPFGRMLEPIWGAREFLKFIFVVNLLTSFCIFTAAISMYYFTREEIYLYKPISGFQGILSGLLVGIKQIVPDQELSFLKIKAKWLPSLVILFAVAVSFLVTETAAYLPTLICGTYMGWTYLRYWQRKPETNMKGDPSDDFAFSTFFPVFLRPLIDPAAKIFERMLCGRRLEPSQDHSFVDTALPGPESLEASRRRERGARALEERLLAAERLKAEQAKREVGNV, from the exons ATGAGCGCTTCACAGCTCTTAGGA GGAGCAATGAACATCAACCCTGGATTCACAAAGCTATGCAAGGGGCTAGCAGTGGTATTAATAGGTGGCCACATTGTTGTGCAGATTCCTACTGCTGTTTCTTATCTTGCTCTCATCCCTGCCAA GACTATTCCTTTTG GGAGGATGCTTGAACCGATATGGGGGGCGAGGGAATTTTTGAAGTTCATCTTTGTAGTTAACCTCCTAACAtcattttgcattttcactGCTGCTATTTCCATGTACTACTTTACGAGGGAGGAAATATACCT TTACAAACCTATTTCAGGATTCCAAGGGATCTTATCCGGGCTTTTAGTTGGCATCAAACAAATAGTACCTGATCAAGAGTTGTCTTTCTTAAAGATTAAAGCAAAA TGGCTTCCGTCCCTGGTAATCTTGTTTGCTGTTGCTGTAAGTTTTTTAGTGACAGAAACAGCAGCATACCTTCCTACCTTGATATGTGGAACCTACATGGGTTGGACTTACCTTAGATACTGGCAAAGGAAACCAGAGACGAACATGAAAGGTGATCCGAGTGATGACTTTGCTTTCTCCACATTCTTCCCCGTATTTTTAAG ACCGTTGATTGATCCCGCtgcaaaaatttttgaacGGATGCTTTGTGGAAGGAGACTCGAACCCTCTCAAGACCACAGTTTTGTAGACACCGCATTGCCTGGTCCAGAGTCTCTTGAGGCATCAAGGAGAAG GGAACGAGGCGCCCGTGCGCTTGAAGAAAGGTTGTTGGCTGCTGAGAGGCTCAAGGCAGAACAGGCTAAAAGGGAGGTAGGAAATGTGTAG
- the LOC125215614 gene encoding rhomboid-like protein 19 isoform X1 encodes MSASQLLGGAMNINPGFTKLCKGLAVVLIGGHIVVQIPTAVSYLALIPAKTIPFGWNLITAGFVEQTIYGVVINIVGLLFVGRMLEPIWGAREFLKFIFVVNLLTSFCIFTAAISMYYFTREEIYLYKPISGFQGILSGLLVGIKQIVPDQELSFLKIKAKWLPSLVILFAVAVSFLVTETAAYLPTLICGTYMGWTYLRYWQRKPETNMKGDPSDDFAFSTFFPVFLRPLIDPAAKIFERMLCGRRLEPSQDHSFVDTALPGPESLEASRRRERGARALEERLLAAERLKAEQAKREVGNV; translated from the exons ATGAGCGCTTCACAGCTCTTAGGA GGAGCAATGAACATCAACCCTGGATTCACAAAGCTATGCAAGGGGCTAGCAGTGGTATTAATAGGTGGCCACATTGTTGTGCAGATTCCTACTGCTGTTTCTTATCTTGCTCTCATCCCTGCCAA GACTATTCCTTTTGGTTGGAATCTCATTACAGCTGGATTTGTCGAACAAACAATTTATGGG GTGGTTATCAACATAGTCGGTCTTCTTTTTGTAGGGAGGATGCTTGAACCGATATGGGGGGCGAGGGAATTTTTGAAGTTCATCTTTGTAGTTAACCTCCTAACAtcattttgcattttcactGCTGCTATTTCCATGTACTACTTTACGAGGGAGGAAATATACCT TTACAAACCTATTTCAGGATTCCAAGGGATCTTATCCGGGCTTTTAGTTGGCATCAAACAAATAGTACCTGATCAAGAGTTGTCTTTCTTAAAGATTAAAGCAAAA TGGCTTCCGTCCCTGGTAATCTTGTTTGCTGTTGCTGTAAGTTTTTTAGTGACAGAAACAGCAGCATACCTTCCTACCTTGATATGTGGAACCTACATGGGTTGGACTTACCTTAGATACTGGCAAAGGAAACCAGAGACGAACATGAAAGGTGATCCGAGTGATGACTTTGCTTTCTCCACATTCTTCCCCGTATTTTTAAG ACCGTTGATTGATCCCGCtgcaaaaatttttgaacGGATGCTTTGTGGAAGGAGACTCGAACCCTCTCAAGACCACAGTTTTGTAGACACCGCATTGCCTGGTCCAGAGTCTCTTGAGGCATCAAGGAGAAG GGAACGAGGCGCCCGTGCGCTTGAAGAAAGGTTGTTGGCTGCTGAGAGGCTCAAGGCAGAACAGGCTAAAAGGGAGGTAGGAAATGTGTAG